Within the Zea mays cultivar B73 chromosome 10, Zm-B73-REFERENCE-NAM-5.0, whole genome shotgun sequence genome, the region GGCGGGCAGTGGATTGAGGCGGGGTACGGGGCGCGATGAATGTCGTCGCCGCCAGGTATGGAATGGGGATCGgcgtggggaggagggtggggaTCCTCAGCAACCTTCCATGCTCATATCGCGTACAGTCCTCGGCCACCTTCAGCAGATGGAAGCGGGCGTTAATGGCGGAGCAGAGGGGTAGGAGATCCTTGCCATCTTCCATCGACGGCGTGGGGAGGAGGAAGGGGCGGATCAGCGTGGGGAGGATGGCTGAGATCGCGTATGGGTCTGATGGCAGAACCGTGCGCCATCCTGGACTGTAGACGTCTACAATACAAACataaggagtagtagagatagTTGAGGATCTGCGCTCATTCATCTTAAAAGAAAGTCATTCCATAAAAAGAAAAATATCACGATGCTACCAACCGTATCTATAAAGTCTTTTTTACTAATGTATTCCTTTTTTTACGTTACAAATTTAATTGGTACCTAGTCTATGTGAACGTACCTACATGGTACATGTCGTGTGCATGCATGCGCAGGCACCACCAGGGGAGCCGTGAGTCTCGAAATAACCACCGGGGCAACCGCCAGGCCCGGGCAACCGCGCGTCCACGCGCAACCGCCGGTGTCACGCATCGCGTAGCTACATAATTCTGCACCATGCATCGCCAccaccgccccgccccgtcctctCTCCATCGGCCATCTCTGGCGCATGATCGAACCGCACGACCGAGGCAGCAAGTGACTCGCAGACAGCACCATGCAGGCGATGCGTCCGGCCGCGGAGGGGGAGGCACAGGAGCAGGCGGTGAGGGCGGAGGCGGACGAGGTGAAGAGGGAGGTGGCGAAGGCGcacgaggaggaggaggcggtgcCTGAGGAGAAAGACGTGGCGGTTGTAGGGgaagaggcggaggcggaggcggagacgGAGACTGAAGGCGAGGCGGAGgcagaggtcgaggtcgaggccgaggtcgaggtggaggcggaggccggTGCATCGTCTGCGAAGAAGAACCGTATCCAGGTGTCCACCAACAAGAAGCCGCTCTATTTCTACGTCAATCTCGCCAAGGTTTGTACTCCACTGTGCCTCCACTTTTCGCAACACAGCTGTTTCATGATCGCTATGTGAGTGTTGTTGGGTGCAGAGGTACATGCAGAACTACGACGAGGTTGAGCTCTCCGCTCTGGGGATGGGTAATCTCCTACTCATCAATCACATACCCATACTATTCTTGCCCGGCCAGCTAGTTGATGAACGCTATGTGGTGAATGGTTGCAGCCATTGGTACCGTGGTGACCGTCGCTGAGATCCTCAAGAACAATGGCCTCGCCACTGAAAAGAGTAAATAATTACCATGCACCTGAATCTTGAAGCTTTAGTTTAGTTTTTTCCATATATATCCCACAATAATGCCTCTATTATCTATATTTATATCCTGTGTAGAGATCCTCACATCAACCATCGGCACCAAGGATGAGGCGAAGGGCCGGCTTGTCCGTAAAGCCAAGGTGAGCTACGATCCTTCTGCAGGATTCAAGATCCAAATGTCGTCGTCGTACGTTTCATCAATTCGATCGCATGTCCGAGTGTGTGTTTAATTTCCAGATCGAGATCCTGCTGTGCAAATCAGAGAACTTCAACAGCATCATGTCGAGCAAGAAGTCCGAGCGCCCGAAGCCGCCCGCCGAGGAAGAGATCAAGGTGTGATCTATCCGACCAACGAACTTCTCCATCGGCCAGCGCAGCATGCATGCAGAGGGCCTTCttccctagctagctagctagctaagcTCCCCTGTTCCATTTCCAGAGGCTGGCAGCTCACCACACAGCTCAGCTCGGATTATTGATAATGGGGCATCGCGGCAGTCTGATTAAGTACTAGTAAATCATTCATGTCATGCATGGCACATTAATTACCTTATTATTAGTCCTTGCTGAGATGGATCAGATCTTGTGAGTTAAGTAAAGCATGCAAGATATGTCGACAGACACTACATGAGATGACACGGTTCTACAACTCTACCGGAGTCTCTAGTTTGTTCTGCTTCTGCATGCCTTTGGCGTAATGTAAACGAACGCTAAGGTTTCTGTAATTTTGCTGCTGTCGCGCTGGCAGTTTGGTTCCAGATGAACCGTTACTGATCTCGCACACCACACTAATCTGTGTGAGAAAGAAATattgttatttgtaaaaaaaaaaAAGGCTATCGTTAGGACTAGGGATGGATATATCGAGGCTCGGCTTGGTCGAGCTCGAGCTGACTCAGTTCCGCTCATTAAGGAACTAAGCCAGAGAATTATCTCGGTTCGACTCGTTTGCAAGCTCGATCGAACTCTTTTAGCTCGCAAGAAAAggcaatatataaatatatatacaacAACATAATCAAGTATTCATCATTTCTAGGCTAATTTAACACTAGGATATAAAAATAATACTCACAATTTCATGCATCATATCAATTCAACATCAAATTAACATAGTTCATCACTTATTAGTTCATTCAACACAAGTGCATGCTTTGTTTTACTGATAAATGGTAGCTCATTCGAGCTAACGAGCGAACTTGAGCTCAGTTCGAGGTGGCTGAACACGAGTCGAGCGAGCTTACAAGCCACAAGTATTTTGTCCAATCCTAGTTAGGACTAGTTAAACGTATCTAATTGTGACAAAGTTTTAGCAAAAATGTGCTAACACATACAAGTTTAAATAATGCACAGTAATTACATATTTCATAGGAGAAAAAACGAATACCCCGTTTGGATGTAGGTATTGGTACACAGaattggaaattggaataagcTTTCTTGAATTCTGTCGTTTGGTTGCACATGTAATTGAGATTTGGAATCAGAGAGTCAATTACGTGGAATTAGAATATAActagattctctctctctctccaaatTCAGAGGATCACTCCTTTGTATTGCGTGGAATTAGACCATCTAATTCTAAACTCCAATACAGTGACATCCAAACAACAGAATTGGAATTGCATCTTATTTCAATACCATAGCTGATTTGGAATTAAAATCAATTCAATTCCATGCCCTCCAATACCGACATCCAAACAAAGCATAAATTGATTTTGTAGATGTTTGTGCACATTGTTTTTTTAATTTTTATAAATGAGCACGAGGCCGAAAACGGTAGGGTGACCTATAGATGGTCAAATGAGCATCACGACACTAACACTATTAGGTCTTGTTTGGGATAGCTCCAGCTCCAAAAAATGGAGTTGATGGAGCATGTCATTAGGTGCTTCAGAAAAATCATGAAGATAGCGCTATAAGCCTTTATAATACATTTAGATAAGtcattttgtttattatttagattaaaaatatttttaaaactatttaaattaATATTATAAACTACAACTCCACACTGGAGCTGGAACCTGGAGCCATCCCAAACACCCCTTAGTAATTGCGTCGTGTCGGCACTAATACCTAGCCATCGGCCCAGGCACGTGGAACCTGGAGCCATCCCAAACAACCCCTTAGTAATTGCGTCATGTCGGCACTAATACCTAGCCATCGCCCCAGGCACGTGGAACCTGGAGCCATCCTAAACAACCCCTTATTAGTAATTGCGTCGTGTCGACACTAATACCTAGCCATCGGTCCAGGCACGACACCATAATGCCTAATTGTGACATGCTGACACTATACGACACTACCATCAAATAGTGCTTATGTGACCCAAACACTTTCATTTTAAGagctgatatatatatatatatatatatatatatatatatatatatatatatatatatatatatatatatatatatatatatattaaacttGAACATTCATACCATTATAAAGTGGATTTATTAGATTTAAAATACTAACAAATCACAAATCATAATCACATGCACACAACACAATCACATGCACGTCATTGGACCGTGTCATACCGGCATGAACATTATATATAAATCATGCTTGTGTCATGCCGAAGCACTACGAATCATGTTGTGCTTAGTGCCGACCCATTTAGCATGCTCCACTTAGCCATCTATAAAGTGACCTATCACAGAGGTGGAGACAAAGATATTTGGTGTTGAGACACCGCAAAGGCGAAGGTGGGCAAACACAAATCTTCCCTTCCTCTTCTCTCCTCAACAGACACCTCCCCCTCTTCTCCTATACCGGTAGCCCCCCTCCCCTTCACCCCATCCCTAAACCTCCAATGTGTTAGAGAGAAGACGCATTCGTCCGAACGTGGATCGATCGCATGCCGCCGAGGAGGCCTGCTAGCCTAGGTCTCCAAGTGCGGCCGCCTGGGGCCAACGCCCAAGTGTGGAGGTCCGTGATGAGGAGTCACGGTCGCCGAGATCTGGATTGGGAGTGTGAGGGTGTGATGTAGAATATAGCAATATGAGTGACTCTTAACTATTTGACATCCTTATGAAAATCTCTTAATCATGTGTAACTGATTCATGAATCACTAACATAACATTTTATATGACACTCACCGTGCAAACCACGAAGGTCTTTTGACCAAACTTAGAGTGAACTGTATTCGCATTTAAGACTCCAAATTTATTATAAAAAATTATTTTATACTTAGTCTAATGATAATTATTTTATGTCATAAACATCAATTTTTTTATCTATAATTAGTTAAATTTAAATAGTAAAACATGGTATCGTGTTTAAATTATACTCTTTCTATAACAGAGGAAGTATCAAGGTTGTCAAAAGTCAAAACC harbors:
- the LOC103640873 gene encoding uncharacterized protein LOC103640873 — translated: MQAMRPAAEGEAQEQAVRAEADEVKREVAKAHEEEEAVPEEKDVAVVGEEAEAEAETETEGEAEAEVEVEAEVEVEAEAGASSAKKNRIQVSTNKKPLYFYVNLAKRYMQNYDEVELSALGMAIGTVVTVAEILKNNGLATEKKILTSTIGTKDEAKGRLVRKAKIEILLCKSENFNSIMSSKKSERPKPPAEEEIKV